The Pseudomonas azotoformans genome has a segment encoding these proteins:
- a CDS encoding DUF3509 domain-containing protein encodes MSLIQDKFASVFSNYDVTTQPRPDGGILLTLRNSEGKQVKRSISYQQLHTADQLTWVISAIRRDLAEQASDLPQISMLQSQNRFALPTYHSA; translated from the coding sequence ATGAGCCTGATCCAAGATAAATTCGCTTCAGTATTCTCCAACTACGACGTCACCACCCAGCCACGTCCCGACGGTGGCATCCTTTTGACCCTGCGTAATAGCGAAGGCAAGCAGGTCAAGCGTTCGATCTCGTACCAGCAGTTGCACACGGCCGACCAATTGACTTGGGTGATCAGCGCCATCCGCCGCGACTTGGCCGAACAAGCCAGCGACCTGCCACAGATTTCGATGCTGCAAAGCCAGAACCGCTTTGCCCTGCCGACTTACCATTCGGCTTAA
- a CDS encoding Smr/MutS family protein, whose protein sequence is MQDDDFSLFKNELRGVKPIKHDRADTGKPKADRAQIAKLRQAATVRTAATTVDGLSDQFVIDVGPEDELMWARDGVQESQMRKLKAGQIPFEGSLDLHGMNVEKARETLWAFLAEATKFEIRCVRVTHGKAVRLDGKRPMIKSHVNTWLRQHAQVLGFTSCQARHGGAGAVYVMLKRTMMEGRDE, encoded by the coding sequence ATGCAAGACGACGATTTTTCCCTGTTCAAAAACGAGCTGCGCGGCGTCAAGCCGATCAAGCACGACCGCGCCGACACCGGCAAACCCAAGGCCGACCGCGCGCAGATCGCCAAGCTGCGCCAGGCCGCGACCGTGCGCACTGCCGCCACCACCGTGGACGGCCTGTCGGACCAGTTCGTGATCGATGTCGGCCCTGAAGACGAGCTGATGTGGGCCCGCGATGGCGTGCAGGAAAGCCAGATGCGCAAGCTCAAGGCCGGCCAGATCCCGTTCGAAGGCAGCCTTGACCTGCATGGCATGAACGTGGAAAAAGCCCGGGAAACCCTGTGGGCCTTCCTGGCCGAAGCCACTAAATTCGAAATCCGCTGCGTACGCGTCACCCACGGCAAGGCCGTGCGGCTGGACGGCAAGCGCCCGATGATCAAAAGCCACGTCAACACCTGGCTGCGCCAGCATGCCCAGGTCCTCGGCTTTACCTCATGCCAGGCCCGCCACGGCGGCGCGGGGGCGGTGTATGTGATGCTCAAGCGTACGATGATGGAAGGGCGCGACGAGTAA
- a CDS encoding glutathione S-transferase N-terminal domain-containing protein: MFVKALRVGLGHVIIAGDFLTRPRKKQRSAEQQAQVNAAAKELTLYQFHACPFCVKTRRTLHRLNVPVALKDAKNNEQDRQTLLEQGGKIKVPCLRIEENGQTTWMYDSKVIIDYLDKRFAGV, translated from the coding sequence ATGTTCGTCAAAGCACTTCGAGTGGGCCTCGGCCACGTCATCATCGCGGGCGACTTTCTTACCCGCCCACGCAAAAAGCAGCGTTCCGCCGAGCAACAGGCACAGGTGAATGCAGCGGCCAAGGAGCTGACGCTGTATCAGTTCCACGCTTGCCCATTCTGCGTGAAGACCCGCCGCACCCTGCACCGCCTGAATGTGCCCGTCGCGCTGAAAGATGCGAAAAACAACGAACAGGACCGCCAGACCCTGCTTGAGCAAGGCGGCAAGATCAAGGTGCCGTGCCTGCGTATCGAAGAGAATGGCCAGACCACCTGGATGTACGACTCCAAGGTGATCATTGATTATCTGGACAAGCGTTTCGCCGGGGTTTGA
- a CDS encoding alpha/beta hydrolase — MMLRVLLLTLTLFSSLGFAASPVVLQRPISLDTGSGELFGSLLLPKSDKPVPVVLIIAGSGPTDRNGNSADGARNDSLKRLAWVLARHNIASVRYDKRGVAASLAATPDERNLTLDAYVADAVAWGKLLKADKRMGPLIVLGHSEGALVAALAAPQLDPAGVVSLSGSSRPVDQVIRQQLADHLPPALLLRSNQILDHLKAGQVDADVPGPLEGIFRPSVQPYLISLFRADPSAAFAKLNMPALIIQGTNDIQVGVGDAQQLKKAKPDAQLVLIEGMNHVMRIVPNDVKQQLASYNDPQLPLAAELGNRLVRFIDGLQPR, encoded by the coding sequence ATGATGCTGCGAGTTCTGCTTTTGACCCTCACCCTGTTTTCCAGCCTGGGCTTCGCCGCCTCCCCCGTGGTGTTGCAACGGCCTATCAGCCTGGACACCGGCAGCGGCGAGCTGTTTGGCTCACTCTTGTTGCCCAAATCCGACAAACCCGTGCCGGTGGTGTTGATCATCGCCGGTTCCGGGCCCACCGACCGCAACGGCAACAGTGCCGACGGCGCGCGCAACGACAGCCTCAAGCGCCTGGCCTGGGTGCTGGCGCGGCATAACATCGCCAGCGTGCGCTACGACAAGCGCGGCGTGGCGGCCAGCCTGGCGGCCACCCCCGACGAACGCAACCTGACCCTGGACGCCTACGTCGCCGACGCCGTGGCCTGGGGCAAACTGCTCAAGGCCGACAAACGCATGGGCCCGCTGATTGTGTTGGGCCACAGCGAAGGTGCACTGGTGGCCGCCCTCGCCGCGCCGCAGCTGGACCCGGCAGGCGTGGTCTCGTTGTCCGGCAGCTCGCGCCCGGTGGATCAAGTGATCCGCCAACAGTTGGCCGATCACCTGCCCCCTGCCCTGCTGCTGCGCAGTAACCAAATCCTCGATCACCTCAAGGCCGGCCAAGTGGATGCGGATGTGCCTGGCCCGCTGGAAGGCATTTTCCGACCCAGTGTGCAGCCATATCTGATCAGCCTGTTTCGTGCCGATCCGTCGGCAGCCTTTGCCAAATTGAACATGCCGGCACTGATCATCCAGGGCACCAACGATATCCAGGTCGGTGTGGGCGATGCCCAGCAACTTAAAAAGGCCAAGCCCGACGCGCAGCTTGTGCTGATTGAGGGCATGAACCACGTGATGCGCATCGTGCCCAACGATGTGAAGCAGCAATTGGCCTCCTACAACGACCCGCAACTGCCCCTCGCCGCCGAGCTGGGCAACCGCCTGGTGCGCTTTATCGACGGACTTCAACCCCGTTAA
- a CDS encoding AtuA-related protein encodes MKLQRLAHSRTGDKGDTSNISIIAYRAEDYPLLCEQLTAERVAEFFAGLREPDAAPVRRYELPNVQALNFVLPGILRGGVTRSLALDAHGKCLGSALLELSIQQ; translated from the coding sequence ATGAAGCTGCAGAGGCTGGCCCATTCCCGCACTGGGGATAAAGGCGACACGTCGAACATTTCGATCATTGCCTATCGTGCTGAAGACTACCCATTGCTATGCGAGCAACTGACCGCTGAACGCGTGGCCGAATTTTTCGCGGGGTTGCGTGAGCCCGACGCAGCGCCTGTGCGGCGCTATGAATTGCCGAATGTGCAGGCGCTGAACTTCGTGTTGCCGGGCATCCTGCGCGGTGGAGTCACCCGCTCGCTGGCGCTGGATGCCCATGGCAAGTGCCTGGGCTCGGCGCTACTGGAACTGTCGATTCAGCAGTAG
- a CDS encoding response regulator transcription factor has product MRGPRESFLAPYTVPNAVRRRINLAGKSLTRTELEILRWASEGKTVWEISQIRATSEATVKFHLRNIYGKLEVSNRVQAMNEAARKGLC; this is encoded by the coding sequence ATGAGAGGCCCAAGGGAATCGTTTCTGGCACCGTATACGGTGCCCAACGCTGTCAGGCGGCGCATTAATCTGGCGGGCAAGAGCCTGACGCGCACGGAGCTGGAAATACTGCGTTGGGCCTCGGAAGGCAAGACCGTGTGGGAGATCAGCCAGATACGCGCCACGTCCGAAGCCACGGTGAAATTCCACCTGCGCAATATCTACGGCAAGTTGGAAGTCAGTAACCGCGTCCAGGCAATGAATGAAGCGGCGCGCAAGGGGCTTTGCTGA
- a CDS encoding CitMHS family transporter: protein MLATLGVITILCLLAAVMSKRLSPLVALIALPIIAALLGGFGLQTSAFIITGIKNVAPVVGMFVFAILFFGIMTDAGMLDPIIDRILRTVGTRPTRIVVGTATLALLVHLDGSGAVTFLVTVPAMLPLYTRLGIDKRILACVCAMAAGVNFLPWTGPVLRSSAALHVPVADLFQPLIPVQIVGLVFVFACAWWLGRREEKRLGLGAGSTVDAVPQRVLSDDDIKLRRPRLFWVNLILTVLVMVVMIAGWVDPVVMFMLGTVVALCINYPNVDAQRARIDAHAKTALTMASILLAAGVFTGIMQGTGMLKAIAEVAVAQIPAGHGKLIPAVVGFISMPLSMLFDPDSYYFGVMPVIAEVGKALGVDPLQVAQASLLGVHTTGFPVSPLTPATFLLVGLCKIELADHQRFTIPFLFAASVLMTLTALLLGVI, encoded by the coding sequence ATGCTCGCTACCCTGGGTGTCATCACCATCCTGTGCCTGCTCGCTGCCGTCATGAGCAAACGCCTCTCGCCGCTGGTGGCCCTGATCGCCTTGCCGATCATCGCCGCGTTGCTCGGTGGGTTCGGCCTGCAAACCAGTGCCTTCATCATCACCGGTATCAAGAACGTCGCCCCCGTGGTGGGCATGTTTGTGTTTGCGATCCTGTTTTTCGGGATCATGACCGATGCCGGCATGCTCGATCCCATCATTGACCGCATCCTGCGCACGGTCGGCACGCGTCCTACACGCATTGTCGTAGGCACCGCGACCCTGGCGCTGCTGGTGCATTTGGACGGTTCCGGCGCGGTGACCTTTCTGGTGACGGTGCCGGCGATGCTGCCGCTGTATACACGACTGGGTATCGATAAACGCATCCTGGCCTGTGTTTGCGCGATGGCAGCCGGGGTCAACTTTCTGCCGTGGACCGGGCCCGTATTGCGCTCGTCGGCGGCTCTGCACGTGCCGGTGGCAGACCTGTTCCAACCGCTGATCCCGGTGCAGATCGTCGGCCTGGTCTTCGTTTTCGCCTGCGCCTGGTGGCTCGGCCGTCGCGAAGAAAAACGCCTGGGCCTCGGCGCCGGCTCCACCGTGGACGCCGTGCCGCAACGGGTACTGAGCGACGACGACATCAAGCTACGTCGTCCGCGGCTGTTCTGGGTCAACCTGATCCTGACCGTGCTGGTGATGGTGGTGATGATTGCCGGTTGGGTCGACCCCGTGGTGATGTTCATGCTCGGCACCGTGGTGGCGCTGTGCATCAACTACCCGAACGTCGACGCTCAGCGCGCCCGCATCGACGCCCACGCCAAGACCGCCCTGACCATGGCCAGCATCTTGCTCGCCGCCGGGGTGTTCACCGGGATCATGCAGGGCACCGGCATGCTCAAGGCGATTGCCGAAGTGGCGGTGGCGCAGATTCCGGCCGGCCACGGCAAGTTGATCCCGGCGGTGGTGGGCTTTATCTCCATGCCGCTGAGCATGTTGTTTGACCCGGATTCCTACTATTTCGGCGTGATGCCGGTGATCGCCGAAGTCGGCAAGGCTCTGGGCGTCGATCCGCTGCAAGTGGCCCAGGCCTCGTTGCTGGGTGTGCACACCACCGGCTTCCCGGTCAGCCCGCTGACCCCCGCGACCTTCCTGCTGGTGGGCCTGTGCAAGATCGAACTGGCCGATCACCAGCGCTTCACCATTCCGTTTCTGTTTGCCGCGTCGGTGTTGATGACCCTGACCGCGTTGCTCCTGGGAGTAATTTGA
- a CDS encoding 1,2-dihydroxy-3-keto-5-methylthiopentene dioxygenase: protein MSYVAVYSVATPDTPNKVLTHFDDIAATLAEQGVRFERWQPGPVEKGASDSELIAACQAQIDQLGYRAAGVMRDAGDPAQNAELRGQFLDERRYSEDDARFFLAGQGLFALHIGDYVYAIRCEKNDLLVIPAGVMHWFDMGENPHFVALRLYNTEKGWVPEFTGDDIARRFPGLDD from the coding sequence ATGAGTTATGTCGCTGTCTACTCCGTCGCTACACCGGATACGCCGAACAAGGTCCTGACCCATTTTGACGACATCGCCGCCACCCTGGCAGAGCAGGGCGTGCGTTTTGAGCGCTGGCAGCCCGGCCCGGTCGAAAAGGGCGCCAGCGATAGCGAGTTGATTGCCGCCTGCCAGGCGCAAATTGATCAGCTCGGCTACCGCGCAGCCGGGGTGATGAGGGATGCCGGCGACCCCGCGCAGAACGCCGAATTACGTGGGCAGTTTCTCGATGAGCGCCGCTACAGCGAAGACGATGCGCGTTTTTTCCTTGCCGGCCAGGGCCTGTTCGCGCTGCACATTGGCGATTACGTATACGCCATACGTTGCGAGAAAAACGACCTGCTGGTGATCCCGGCCGGTGTGATGCATTGGTTCGACATGGGTGAGAACCCGCACTTCGTGGCGTTGCGTTTATACAACACCGAGAAAGGGTGGGTGCCCGAGTTCACCGGTGACGATATCGCCCGGCGTTTTCCCGGATTGGATGATTAA
- a CDS encoding acyclic terpene utilization AtuA family protein yields MKTLRIGSGAGYSGDRIEPAVELAEQGELDYLVFECLAERTIALAQQARISAPEGGYDPLLSERMRRVLPFVGVKAGRRRLRVITNMGAANPVSAANEVRRIARELGLALKVVAVVGDDVLEVLKPDFLLDNGQTVGALGERLISANAYLGVDGILQALHADADVVITGRVADPSLFLAPQMFEFGWAADDWQRLGRGTLVGHLLECAGQVSGGYFADPGFKDVEDLARLGFPLAEITADGEAVITKVVGSGGRVSRATCTEQLIYEVHDPAAYLTPDVTADFSQVGFVEEGVDRVRTQGADGRARPEQLKVSVGYLDGWIGEGQMSYGGPGAVARAQLARDVVLKRLELMGVKMQDVRAELIGMDSLHGPRSAVEPWEVRLRVAARCEARDEAVRVGNEVETLYTNGPSGGGGASKSVRQVVAVASLLLPRDVVNPRIEA; encoded by the coding sequence ATGAAAACCTTGCGCATCGGTTCCGGCGCCGGCTATTCCGGCGACCGTATCGAACCTGCCGTGGAACTGGCCGAGCAGGGCGAACTGGATTACCTGGTGTTCGAATGCCTGGCCGAACGCACGATTGCTTTGGCGCAACAGGCACGCATCAGCGCTCCAGAGGGCGGTTACGACCCGCTGCTGAGTGAGCGCATGCGTCGCGTGCTGCCGTTTGTGGGCGTAAAGGCCGGGCGTCGTCGCCTGCGGGTGATCACCAATATGGGGGCGGCCAATCCGGTGTCGGCGGCCAATGAAGTGCGGCGAATTGCGCGTGAATTGGGCCTTGCGCTCAAGGTCGTCGCGGTGGTCGGCGATGACGTGTTGGAGGTGTTGAAGCCTGACTTTCTGCTGGATAACGGCCAGACGGTCGGTGCCTTGGGCGAACGGCTGATTTCCGCGAATGCCTACTTGGGTGTCGACGGCATTCTGCAGGCGTTGCACGCGGATGCGGACGTGGTGATCACCGGGCGCGTGGCCGACCCTTCGCTGTTCCTCGCGCCACAGATGTTTGAATTCGGCTGGGCGGCGGACGATTGGCAGCGTTTGGGGCGTGGCACGCTGGTGGGGCATCTGCTTGAATGCGCCGGGCAAGTCAGCGGCGGCTATTTCGCCGATCCGGGTTTCAAGGATGTGGAAGACCTGGCGCGCCTGGGCTTCCCTCTGGCCGAGATCACTGCGGACGGTGAGGCAGTGATTACCAAGGTGGTTGGGTCCGGCGGGCGGGTCAGCCGTGCGACCTGCACTGAACAGCTGATCTATGAAGTGCACGACCCGGCGGCGTACCTCACGCCTGACGTGACGGCGGACTTTTCCCAGGTGGGGTTTGTGGAGGAGGGCGTTGATCGCGTTCGCACCCAAGGTGCAGACGGTCGCGCGCGCCCCGAACAGCTGAAGGTCAGCGTCGGCTATCTGGACGGTTGGATTGGAGAGGGGCAGATGTCCTACGGTGGCCCCGGTGCTGTCGCACGGGCGCAGTTGGCGCGGGATGTGGTCCTCAAGCGCCTTGAGTTGATGGGCGTGAAGATGCAGGACGTGCGTGCCGAACTGATCGGCATGGACTCGCTTCACGGCCCGCGCAGCGCGGTCGAGCCCTGGGAAGTGCGCCTGCGCGTGGCGGCGCGCTGTGAGGCGCGCGATGAGGCGGTGCGCGTCGGCAATGAAGTGGAAACCCTCTACACCAACGGCCCGTCGGGCGGCGGCGGCGCGAGCAAAAGCGTGCGGCAAGTGGTAGCGGTGGCGTCGTTGTTGCTGCCGCGTGATGTGGTCAACCCGAGGATCGAAGCATGA
- the folE gene encoding GTP cyclohydrolase I FolE, which yields MSLEQNYTAILGQLGEDVSREGLLDTPKRAAKAMQYLCRGYEQTLEEVTNGALFSSDNSEMVLVKDIELYSLCEHHLLPFIGKAHVAYIPSGKVLGLSKVARIVDMYARRLQIQENLSRQIADAVMQVTGALGVAVVIEAKHMCMMMRGVEKQNSSMITSVMLGEFRENAATRSEFLSLIK from the coding sequence ATGTCCCTGGAACAGAATTACACCGCGATCCTCGGCCAACTCGGCGAGGACGTTTCCCGCGAGGGCCTGCTCGACACGCCAAAGCGTGCCGCCAAGGCGATGCAGTACCTCTGCCGCGGCTATGAGCAGACTCTGGAAGAAGTCACCAACGGTGCCTTGTTCAGCTCCGACAACAGCGAAATGGTGCTGGTCAAGGACATCGAGTTGTACTCGCTGTGCGAACACCACCTGCTGCCGTTCATCGGCAAGGCCCACGTCGCTTATATCCCAAGCGGCAAGGTGCTGGGCCTGTCCAAGGTTGCGCGGATTGTCGACATGTACGCCCGCCGCCTGCAGATCCAGGAAAACCTCAGCCGCCAGATCGCCGATGCCGTGATGCAAGTGACCGGCGCCCTGGGCGTGGCCGTGGTGATCGAGGCCAAGCACATGTGCATGATGATGCGCGGTGTGGAAAAGCAGAATTCGTCGATGATCACCTCGGTGATGCTGGGTGAGTTCCGCGAAAACGCAGCCACCCGCAGCGAATTCCTCAGCCTGATCAAGTAA
- a CDS encoding MFS transporter — translation MTALPYWRLSSFYLFYFALLGATAPFLALYFDHLGFSSARIGELVAIPMLMRCVAPNLWGWLGDYTGRRLAIVRFGAVCTLASFSLIFISHTYAWLALVMALHAFFWHAVLPQFEVITLAHLQKQTSRYSQIRLWGSIGFILTVVIMGRLFDWLSLDIYPVVVVVIMAGIIGASLWVPNAQPASHGNRLAGEGFLKQLRSPGVLAFYACVALMQMSHGPYYTFLTLHLEHLGYSRGVIGMLWALGVVAEVLMFLAMSRILSRFSVRRVLLASFLLAALRWLLLGSFAEFFWVLLLAQVMHAATFGSFHAAAIAFVQRSFGDKQQGQGQALYAALAGTGGALGALYSGYSWNLLGPTLTFSIASVAALAAAVIIGFRLQEQNQGTLQ, via the coding sequence GTGACAGCCCTTCCGTACTGGCGCCTCTCCAGCTTCTACCTCTTCTACTTCGCCCTCCTGGGTGCAACCGCACCCTTCCTGGCGCTGTACTTCGACCACTTGGGCTTCTCCAGCGCGCGCATCGGCGAGCTGGTGGCCATCCCTATGCTGATGCGCTGCGTGGCGCCCAACCTGTGGGGCTGGCTGGGTGACTACACCGGCCGGCGCCTGGCCATCGTACGTTTTGGCGCGGTGTGCACCCTGGCGAGTTTTTCGCTGATCTTCATCAGCCATACCTACGCCTGGCTGGCCCTGGTCATGGCCCTGCATGCGTTCTTCTGGCATGCGGTACTGCCGCAGTTTGAAGTCATCACCCTGGCACACCTGCAAAAACAAACCTCGCGCTACAGCCAGATCCGCCTGTGGGGTTCCATCGGTTTCATCCTTACCGTTGTGATCATGGGTCGCCTATTCGACTGGCTGAGCCTGGACATCTACCCGGTGGTGGTCGTGGTGATCATGGCCGGCATCATCGGAGCCAGCCTGTGGGTGCCGAATGCGCAACCTGCCAGCCACGGCAATCGCCTGGCGGGCGAGGGCTTCCTCAAACAGTTGCGTAGCCCCGGCGTTCTGGCGTTTTATGCCTGCGTGGCGCTGATGCAGATGAGCCATGGCCCGTATTACACCTTTCTCACCCTGCACCTTGAACATTTGGGCTACAGCCGCGGTGTGATCGGGATGTTGTGGGCGTTGGGCGTGGTGGCGGAGGTGCTGATGTTCCTGGCCATGAGCCGCATCCTTTCGCGCTTTTCGGTACGCCGGGTGCTGCTGGCGAGTTTCCTGCTGGCGGCGCTGCGCTGGCTGCTGCTGGGCTCATTTGCCGAGTTTTTCTGGGTGCTGTTGCTGGCGCAGGTGATGCACGCCGCTACCTTTGGCAGTTTCCATGCGGCGGCGATTGCCTTTGTGCAGCGCAGTTTCGGCGACAAGCAACAAGGCCAGGGCCAGGCGCTGTATGCCGCGTTGGCCGGCACCGGTGGCGCATTGGGCGCCCTGTATTCGGGCTACAGTTGGAACCTGTTGGGGCCGACCCTGACCTTCAGCATCGCCAGCGTCGCCGCCCTGGCAGCCGCCGTTATCATCGGTTTTCGATTGCAAGAGCAGAACCAAGGAACCCTTCAATGA
- the prmB gene encoding 50S ribosomal protein L3 N(5)-glutamine methyltransferase has product MTTSRLRTLRDHIRWAVSRFHGEDLFFGHGTDNAWDDARQLVLGALHLPWEIADSYLDCNLEEEEVAHLQRLLHRRIHERVPTPYLIGEAWFCGMSFIVDERVLIPRSPIGELIENRFEPWLAQPPARILDLCTGSGCIGIACAYEFQDAEVVLGDLSFEALEVANQNIERHGVDERVYTVQGDGFDGLPGQRFDLIVSNPPYVDAEDFADMPDEYQHEPELGLACGDDGLNLVRRMLAEAADHLTEKGLLIVEVGNSQVHVEALYPEVDFAWLDFQRGGHGVFMLTAEQCRQHQAAFAARV; this is encoded by the coding sequence GTGACCACTTCCCGCCTGCGCACCTTGCGCGACCATATCCGTTGGGCTGTCAGCCGTTTCCATGGGGAAGACCTGTTTTTTGGCCATGGCACCGATAATGCCTGGGACGATGCCCGGCAACTGGTGCTCGGTGCCTTGCATTTGCCGTGGGAAATTGCCGACAGCTACCTCGACTGCAACCTGGAAGAAGAGGAAGTCGCCCACCTGCAACGCTTGTTGCATCGCCGTATCCACGAACGCGTGCCGACACCCTATCTGATTGGTGAAGCCTGGTTCTGTGGTATGTCGTTTATCGTCGATGAGCGCGTGCTGATCCCGCGCTCACCGATCGGCGAGCTGATCGAAAACCGCTTCGAACCCTGGTTGGCGCAGCCACCGGCACGCATCCTCGACCTGTGCACCGGTTCCGGTTGCATCGGCATTGCGTGCGCCTATGAGTTCCAGGACGCCGAAGTGGTGCTGGGGGACTTGTCCTTCGAAGCCCTGGAAGTGGCCAACCAGAACATCGAGCGCCATGGCGTCGATGAGCGTGTCTATACCGTGCAGGGTGACGGTTTCGACGGCCTGCCGGGCCAGCGCTTTGACTTGATCGTGTCCAACCCGCCGTATGTGGATGCCGAAGACTTCGCCGATATGCCTGACGAATACCAGCACGAACCTGAGCTGGGCCTGGCCTGTGGCGACGACGGTTTGAACCTGGTGCGGCGCATGCTGGCCGAAGCGGCGGACCACCTGACCGAGAAGGGGTTGCTGATTGTTGAAGTGGGCAACAGCCAAGTGCACGTCGAGGCACTGTACCCGGAAGTGGACTTTGCCTGGCTGGACTTCCAGCGCGGCGGCCATGGGGTGTTCATGTTGACGGCTGAGCAGTGCCGTCAACATCAGGCTGCATTTGCTGCCCGCGTTTAA
- a CDS encoding cysteine hydrolase family protein, whose protein sequence is MSVPKTMFQLSGRGYAAANLSHATLVIIDAQKEYLSGPLALSGMDAAVGNIKQLVSAARNAGRPIVHVRHLGTVGGLFDPQGERGEFIPGLEPEGDETIIGKLLPSAFHGTGLEKHLQDLGSLDLIVCGFMSHSSVSTTVRAAKNLGFRCTLVEDACATRDLPYKGGILSAEHVQQTEMAIMADNFATLALTKDLI, encoded by the coding sequence ATGTCCGTTCCAAAGACGATGTTTCAACTCAGCGGTCGTGGTTACGCAGCAGCGAACCTCAGCCATGCGACCCTCGTGATCATCGACGCCCAGAAGGAATACCTCAGCGGCCCCCTCGCCCTCTCGGGCATGGACGCGGCCGTCGGCAACATCAAGCAACTTGTGTCCGCCGCCCGCAACGCTGGGCGTCCGATTGTACATGTGCGTCACCTGGGCACCGTGGGTGGCCTGTTCGACCCACAGGGCGAGCGTGGCGAATTCATTCCAGGGCTTGAGCCTGAAGGCGACGAAACCATCATCGGCAAGCTGCTGCCCAGCGCCTTCCATGGCACCGGCCTGGAAAAACACTTGCAGGACCTCGGTTCCCTGGACCTGATCGTCTGCGGTTTCATGAGCCACTCCAGCGTCAGCACCACCGTGCGCGCCGCCAAGAACCTGGGCTTTCGCTGCACCTTGGTGGAAGACGCCTGCGCCACACGTGACCTGCCTTACAAAGGCGGCATCCTCAGCGCCGAGCACGTGCAGCAGACCGAAATGGCCATCATGGCCGACAATTTCGCCACCCTGGCGCTGACCAAAGATCTGATCTGA
- the aroC gene encoding chorismate synthase — protein sequence MSGNTFGKLFTVTTAGESHGPALVAIVDGCPPGLELSLEDLQRDLDRRKPGTSRHTTQRQEPDEVEILSGVFEGRTTGCAIGLLIRNTDQKSKDYSAIKDLFRPAHADYTYHHKYGERDYRGGGRSSARETAMRVAAGAIAKKYLATQGIVIRGYMSQLGPIEIPFKTWDSVEDNAFFSPDPDKVPELEAYMDQLRRDQDSVGAKITVVAEGVKPGLGEPIFDRLDAELAHALMSINAVKGVEIGAGFACVSQRGTEHRDELTPEGFLSNNAGGILGGISSGQPIVAHLALKATSSITTPGRSIDVHGNPVDVITKGRHDPCVGIRATPIAEAMMAIVLMDHLLRNRGQNADVRVSTPVLGQL from the coding sequence ATGTCCGGCAATACCTTCGGCAAGCTGTTCACTGTCACCACCGCGGGCGAAAGCCATGGCCCGGCGTTGGTCGCCATTGTCGACGGCTGCCCGCCCGGCCTCGAGCTGTCCCTGGAAGACCTGCAGCGTGACCTCGACCGCCGCAAGCCCGGCACCAGCCGCCACACCACCCAGCGCCAGGAGCCCGATGAAGTCGAGATCCTCTCCGGCGTGTTCGAAGGCCGCACCACCGGTTGCGCCATCGGCCTGCTGATCCGCAACACTGACCAGAAGTCCAAGGACTACTCGGCGATCAAGGACCTGTTCCGCCCGGCCCACGCCGACTACACCTATCACCACAAATACGGCGAGCGCGACTACCGTGGCGGCGGCCGCAGCTCGGCGCGCGAAACCGCGATGCGCGTGGCGGCCGGTGCCATCGCCAAGAAATACCTGGCGACCCAAGGCATTGTGATCCGTGGCTACATGAGCCAGCTGGGCCCGATTGAAATCCCGTTCAAGACCTGGGACAGCGTCGAAGACAACGCCTTCTTCAGCCCCGACCCGGACAAAGTGCCGGAACTGGAAGCCTATATGGACCAGTTGCGCCGCGACCAGGACTCCGTTGGCGCCAAGATCACTGTGGTCGCTGAGGGCGTGAAACCTGGCCTGGGTGAACCGATCTTCGACCGCCTCGACGCGGAACTGGCCCATGCGCTGATGAGCATCAACGCGGTGAAAGGCGTGGAAATCGGTGCCGGTTTTGCGTGTGTGTCCCAGCGTGGCACCGAGCACCGCGACGAGCTGACCCCGGAAGGTTTCCTCAGTAACAACGCGGGCGGCATCCTCGGTGGTATTTCTTCGGGTCAACCGATTGTGGCGCACCTGGCGCTCAAGGCGACGTCGAGCATCACCACGCCGGGCCGTTCGATTGATGTGCACGGCAACCCGGTGGACGTGATCACCAAGGGTCGCCACGACCCGTGCGTCGGCATCCGCGCCACGCCGATTGCCGAAGCGATGATGGCCATCGTGTTGATGGACCACCTGCTGCGCAATCGTGGCCAGAATGCCGATGTTCGCGTGAGTACGCCGGTGCTGGGCCAGCTGTGA